The Rhodoferax sediminis genome has a segment encoding these proteins:
- a CDS encoding branched-chain amino acid ABC transporter permease codes for MDSATVLTGLNLGYALCTLALTTLGLAIVFGLLGVMNMAHGEFVMLGAYAVVVVQKLGLPLPAAVPLAIAICGALGWAVERWLIRPLYARPFDTLLATWGLSILLRNLVEAIFGKGYQNVQSSAAAPMAFLGTSYPAYRLFLMALTVVLMLALVLWYRRSNAGLKVRAMTGNPTLARALGIDTGKLATRAFVMGVVLAGLAGVLLAPIVRVEPAMGVDYLLNAFFVLVVGGLGSLAGLTSGVGLIGGTQAGISSLIDQTAGYAAVLVLSILFLWLRPQGLYGRR; via the coding sequence ATGGACAGCGCCACAGTACTGACCGGGCTGAACCTGGGTTACGCCCTGTGCACGCTCGCCTTGACGACGCTGGGTCTGGCCATTGTGTTCGGACTACTGGGGGTCATGAACATGGCTCATGGCGAATTCGTCATGCTGGGTGCCTACGCCGTGGTGGTGGTGCAGAAGCTGGGGCTGCCGCTCCCAGCCGCTGTGCCACTGGCCATCGCGATCTGTGGCGCACTCGGATGGGCGGTGGAGCGATGGCTCATCCGCCCCTTGTACGCGCGCCCCTTCGACACGCTGCTGGCAACCTGGGGCCTGTCCATACTCCTGCGCAATCTGGTGGAAGCCATCTTTGGCAAGGGCTACCAGAACGTCCAAAGCAGCGCAGCCGCACCCATGGCATTTCTGGGCACGTCCTATCCGGCCTATCGGCTCTTCCTGATGGCTCTGACGGTCGTGCTGATGCTCGCTCTTGTGCTTTGGTATCGCCGCAGCAACGCCGGTTTGAAGGTACGCGCGATGACGGGCAACCCCACCCTGGCGCGGGCGCTCGGCATCGACACCGGCAAGCTGGCGACGCGGGCCTTCGTCATGGGTGTCGTGCTGGCAGGCCTGGCAGGGGTATTGCTCGCACCCATCGTTCGAGTGGAGCCGGCCATGGGCGTGGACTATCTGCTGAACGCGTTCTTTGTGTTGGTGGTCGGCGGGCTGGGCTCACTGGCGGGGCTGACCAGTGGCGTCGGGCTTATCGGCGGGACACAGGCCGGCATCTCCAGCCTGATTGACCAGACCGCGGGCTACGCCGCGGTACTCGTTCTTTCCATCCTCTTCCTCTGGTTACGAC